A stretch of the Narcine bancroftii isolate sNarBan1 chromosome 14, sNarBan1.hap1, whole genome shotgun sequence genome encodes the following:
- the mrm3a gene encoding rRNA methyltransferase 3A, mitochondrial isoform X2: MAALMGVVCRWTGTRLSPSCGPGRRYVRALRRRPIEIVDTRSLGASGTGERPGTGKRAPGQAVSGERAPGQAVSGERAPGQVVSGERAPSQAVLWGGDQGGQQAFGPGSLHGLSFERAIPGDKRLAKVMTIVKSKKFRDQHGKILLEGRRLITDALGAGASLETLFFSRVESLKELPLEKLKHVKYIKVKFDEIKMWSDLVTSQGAMGCVDVWEPKVLRAGMGAHFRIPVISHLEWEVVPNYLTTSTCVHVADHCCPVAKSPPAPPQSLSASEAAREPTMDPAESDSEDKESSFPLSLPRVAAQSCYQPWARKQTAIVIGGETHGLSLEALLLAERTRGKRLYVPMSPGVESLNSAMAACILLFEGRRQLLFKGPDANRIKLSSK; encoded by the exons ATGGCGGCGCTCATGGGGGTTGTGTGTCGTTGGACAGGAACCCGGCTTTCGCCGTCCTGTGGCCCGGGAAGGCGATATGTGAGGGCGCTGAGGAGGAGGCCGATTGAGATCGTGGATACTCGGAGCCTGGGAGCTTCTGGGACCGGAGAGAGGCCCGGAACCGGCAAGAGGGCCCCCGGCCAGGCGGTGTCCGGCGAGAGGGCCCCCGGCCAGGCGGTGTCCGGCGAGAGAGCCCCCGGCCAGGTGGTGTCCGGCGAGAGGGCCCCCAGCCAGGCGGTGCTCTGGGGCGGGGATCAAGGCGGGCAGCAGGCCTTCGGCCCCGGATCGCTGCACGGCCTGTCGTTCGAGAGGGCGATCCCTGGGGATAAGCGGCTGGC AAAGGTTATGACCATTGTGAAGTCCAAGAAATTCCGTGACCAGCACGGGAAAATCCTGCTCGAGGGTCGACGGTTGATAACTGATGCTTTAGGGGCCGGAGCTTCGCTCGAGACTCTCTTCTTCAGTCGTGTGGAGAGCCTGAAGGAATTGCCTCTAGAGAAACTGAAacatgttaaatatatcaaagtgAAGTTCGACGAGATTAAGATGTGGTCTGATCTTGTGACTTCCCAGGGTGCAATGG GTTGTGTGGATGTTTGGGAGCCCAAAGTGCTCCGGGCAGGAATGGGCGCCCACTTCCGCATCCCTGTGATATCACATTTGGAGTGGGAAGTGGTCCCCAACTATCTAACCACCAGCACATGTGTCCATGTGGCTGACCACTGCTGTCCGGTGGCCAAGAGCCCCCCAGcccctccccaatctctctccgCCAGCGAGGCTGCCAGGGAGCCAACAATGGATCCCGCCGAGAGTGACAGCGAGGACAAGGAGAGCAGCTTCCCCCTCTCACTGCCCCGAGTGGCTGCTCAAAGCTGCTACCAGCCATGGGCGAGGAAGCAAACTGCCATCGTGATTGGCGGGGAGACGCACGGACTCAGCTTAGAGGCCCTGCTGCTGGCTGAGAGGACGAGAGGAAAACGACTATATGTTCCCATGTCTCCCGGCGTGGAGAGCCTCAACTCAGCCATGGCGGCGTGCATTTTACTATTCGAGGGGCGGCGGCAGCTCTTGTTCAAGGGACCAGATGCCAACAGGATTAAACTGAGCTCAAAATAA
- the mrm3a gene encoding rRNA methyltransferase 3A, mitochondrial isoform X1, translating to MAALMGVVCRWTGTRLSPSCGPGRRYVRALRRRPIEIVDTRSLGASGTGERPGTGKRAPGQAVSGERAPGQAVSGERAPGQVVSGERAPSQAVLWGGDQGGQQAFGPGSLHGLSFERAIPGDKRLAKVMTIVKSKKFRDQHGKILLEGRRLITDALGAGASLETLFFSRVESLKELPLEKLKHVKYIKVKFDEIKMWSDLVTSQGAMGIFVKPEYSTMKYPVLPEHSIPLYLICDNIRDPGNLGTILRSAVAAGCSKVLLMKGCVDVWEPKVLRAGMGAHFRIPVISHLEWEVVPNYLTTSTCVHVADHCCPVAKSPPAPPQSLSASEAAREPTMDPAESDSEDKESSFPLSLPRVAAQSCYQPWARKQTAIVIGGETHGLSLEALLLAERTRGKRLYVPMSPGVESLNSAMAACILLFEGRRQLLFKGPDANRIKLSSK from the exons ATGGCGGCGCTCATGGGGGTTGTGTGTCGTTGGACAGGAACCCGGCTTTCGCCGTCCTGTGGCCCGGGAAGGCGATATGTGAGGGCGCTGAGGAGGAGGCCGATTGAGATCGTGGATACTCGGAGCCTGGGAGCTTCTGGGACCGGAGAGAGGCCCGGAACCGGCAAGAGGGCCCCCGGCCAGGCGGTGTCCGGCGAGAGGGCCCCCGGCCAGGCGGTGTCCGGCGAGAGAGCCCCCGGCCAGGTGGTGTCCGGCGAGAGGGCCCCCAGCCAGGCGGTGCTCTGGGGCGGGGATCAAGGCGGGCAGCAGGCCTTCGGCCCCGGATCGCTGCACGGCCTGTCGTTCGAGAGGGCGATCCCTGGGGATAAGCGGCTGGC AAAGGTTATGACCATTGTGAAGTCCAAGAAATTCCGTGACCAGCACGGGAAAATCCTGCTCGAGGGTCGACGGTTGATAACTGATGCTTTAGGGGCCGGAGCTTCGCTCGAGACTCTCTTCTTCAGTCGTGTGGAGAGCCTGAAGGAATTGCCTCTAGAGAAACTGAAacatgttaaatatatcaaagtgAAGTTCGACGAGATTAAGATGTGGTCTGATCTTGTGACTTCCCAGGGTGCAATGG GGATTTTTGTGAAGCCAGAATATTCCACGATGAAGTATCCAGTTCTCCCAGAGCACAGCATACCCCTCTACCTCATCTGTGACAACATCCGGGACCCTGGGAACCTGGGCACAATATTGCGATCTGCGGTGGCAGCTGGATGTAGTAAAGTATTATTGATGAAAG GTTGTGTGGATGTTTGGGAGCCCAAAGTGCTCCGGGCAGGAATGGGCGCCCACTTCCGCATCCCTGTGATATCACATTTGGAGTGGGAAGTGGTCCCCAACTATCTAACCACCAGCACATGTGTCCATGTGGCTGACCACTGCTGTCCGGTGGCCAAGAGCCCCCCAGcccctccccaatctctctccgCCAGCGAGGCTGCCAGGGAGCCAACAATGGATCCCGCCGAGAGTGACAGCGAGGACAAGGAGAGCAGCTTCCCCCTCTCACTGCCCCGAGTGGCTGCTCAAAGCTGCTACCAGCCATGGGCGAGGAAGCAAACTGCCATCGTGATTGGCGGGGAGACGCACGGACTCAGCTTAGAGGCCCTGCTGCTGGCTGAGAGGACGAGAGGAAAACGACTATATGTTCCCATGTCTCCCGGCGTGGAGAGCCTCAACTCAGCCATGGCGGCGTGCATTTTACTATTCGAGGGGCGGCGGCAGCTCTTGTTCAAGGGACCAGATGCCAACAGGATTAAACTGAGCTCAAAATAA